Proteins found in one Zea mays cultivar B73 chromosome 1, Zm-B73-REFERENCE-NAM-5.0, whole genome shotgun sequence genomic segment:
- the LOC100193894 gene encoding alcohol dehydrogenase-like 7 isoform X1, with the protein MKDLPDNIPRIFGHEAFGVVESVGEQVDEFAAGDAVVPTFLGQCSECVDCRSARSNMCSKYRFAVRPGMPRDGTTRFTDGQGRPLHHFFGVSSFAEYTVVDVNQVVKLNPAVPPALACLLSCGASTGVGAAWKQAKVEPGSSVAIFGLGAVGLAVAEGARICGASKIIGVDINPEKCELGKKFGVTHFINPKELGEEKPVHQAIAEMTDGGADYCFECIGLAALMNDAFRSSRDGWGKTIILGVEMHGAPLCISPHEILHGKSVIGSMFGGVKPKQDIPILADKYMNKELELDKFITHEVGLKDINQAFDLLLQGKSLRCTIWMDK; encoded by the exons ATGAAG GATCTCCCTGACAATATCCCCAGAATATTTGGCCACGAAGCCTTCGG GGTGGTGGAGAGCGTGGGTGAACAGGTGGACGAGTTCGCGGCGGGCGACGCGGTGGTGCCGACGTTCCTGGGGCAGTGCAGCGAGTGCGTGGACTGCAGGTCGGCGCGAAGCAACATGTGCTCCAAGTACCGGTTCGCGGTGCGCCCGGGGATGCCGCGCGACGGCACCACCCGGTTCACCGACGGCCAGGGGCGCCCGCTGCACCACTTCTTCGGCGTGTCCAGCTTCGCCGAGTACACCGTGGTGGACGTGAACCAGGTCGTCAAGCTCAACCCCGCCGTGCCGCCGGCACTCGCCTGCCTGCTCAGCTGCGGCGCCTCCACGG GGGTCGGAGCCGCATGGAAGCAGGCGAAAGTTGAGCCTGGATCTTCGGTCGCTATCTTCGGCCTCGGCGCTGTAGGATTGGCG GTGGCTGAAGGAGCCAGGATTTGTGGGGCGTCGAAGATAATCGGCGTGGATATAAACCCTGAGAAATGCGAGCTTG GAAAGAAGTTCGGCGTGACACATTTCATCAATCCCAAAGAGCTCGGTGAGGAGAAACCTGTCCACCAG GCGATCGCCGAGATGACCGACGGTGGCGCGGACTACTGCTTCGAGTGCATTGGACTGGCGGCGCTGATGAACGACGCGTTCCGGAGCTCCCGAGAC GGGTGGGGCAAGACGATCATTCTTGGGGTGGAAATGCACGGTGCCCCCCTCTGCATCTCTCCTCACGAGATCCTCCACGGGAAGTCTGTCATCGGGTCCATGTTCGGCGGGGTGAAGCCTAAGCAGGATATCCCCATTCTCGCCGACAAGTACATGAACAAG GAGCTGGAGCTTGACAAGTTCATAACCCATGAAGTTGGCCTCAAGGACATCAACCAAGCTTTTGACCTCCTGCTGCAAGGGAAGAGTCTCAGGTGCACCATATGGATGGACAAGTGA
- the LOC100193894 gene encoding Alcohol dehydrogenase-like 7: protein MENQGPKPIRCKAAVCRAAGEPLAIEEVVVDTPKAHEVRIRIICTSLCHSDVTFWRMKDLPDNIPRIFGHEAFGVVESVGEQVDEFAAGDAVVPTFLGQCSECVDCRSARSNMCSKYRFAVRPGMPRDGTTRFTDGQGRPLHHFFGVSSFAEYTVVDVNQVVKLNPAVPPALACLLSCGASTGVGAAWKQAKVEPGSSVAIFGLGAVGLAVAEGARICGASKIIGVDINPEKCELGKKFGVTHFINPKELGEEKPVHQAIAEMTDGGADYCFECIGLAALMNDAFRSSRDGWGKTIILGVEMHGAPLCISPHEILHGKSVIGSMFGGVKPKQDIPILADKYMNKELELDKFITHEVGLKDINQAFDLLLQGKSLRCTIWMDK, encoded by the exons ATGGAGAACCAGGGACCCAAACCCATCCGATGCAAAG CGGCCGTGTGCAGGGCCGCCGGCGAGCCGCTGGCCATCGAGGAGGTCGTCGTTGACACGCCCAAGGCGCACGAGGTCAGGATACGGATCATCTGCACGTCGCTCTGCCACAGCGACGTCACGTTCTGGCGCATGAAG GATCTCCCTGACAATATCCCCAGAATATTTGGCCACGAAGCCTTCGG GGTGGTGGAGAGCGTGGGTGAACAGGTGGACGAGTTCGCGGCGGGCGACGCGGTGGTGCCGACGTTCCTGGGGCAGTGCAGCGAGTGCGTGGACTGCAGGTCGGCGCGAAGCAACATGTGCTCCAAGTACCGGTTCGCGGTGCGCCCGGGGATGCCGCGCGACGGCACCACCCGGTTCACCGACGGCCAGGGGCGCCCGCTGCACCACTTCTTCGGCGTGTCCAGCTTCGCCGAGTACACCGTGGTGGACGTGAACCAGGTCGTCAAGCTCAACCCCGCCGTGCCGCCGGCACTCGCCTGCCTGCTCAGCTGCGGCGCCTCCACGG GGGTCGGAGCCGCATGGAAGCAGGCGAAAGTTGAGCCTGGATCTTCGGTCGCTATCTTCGGCCTCGGCGCTGTAGGATTGGCG GTGGCTGAAGGAGCCAGGATTTGTGGGGCGTCGAAGATAATCGGCGTGGATATAAACCCTGAGAAATGCGAGCTTG GAAAGAAGTTCGGCGTGACACATTTCATCAATCCCAAAGAGCTCGGTGAGGAGAAACCTGTCCACCAG GCGATCGCCGAGATGACCGACGGTGGCGCGGACTACTGCTTCGAGTGCATTGGACTGGCGGCGCTGATGAACGACGCGTTCCGGAGCTCCCGAGAC GGGTGGGGCAAGACGATCATTCTTGGGGTGGAAATGCACGGTGCCCCCCTCTGCATCTCTCCTCACGAGATCCTCCACGGGAAGTCTGTCATCGGGTCCATGTTCGGCGGGGTGAAGCCTAAGCAGGATATCCCCATTCTCGCCGACAAGTACATGAACAAG GAGCTGGAGCTTGACAAGTTCATAACCCATGAAGTTGGCCTCAAGGACATCAACCAAGCTTTTGACCTCCTGCTGCAAGGGAAGAGTCTCAGGTGCACCATATGGATGGACAAGTGA